A genomic segment from uncultured Desulfuromonas sp. encodes:
- a CDS encoding 3-isopropylmalate dehydratase small subunit: MEKIFKGPAIFLDRSDINTDEIIPAKYLTEVTKEALKPYMLEDLKLEGFDPKGEDLKNARVVVSRQNFGCGSSREHAPWVFEVNDVHTIIAEGYARIFRQNMFNGGMLAIELPKADIDVLFELSKVGNVSIDVDVDAQKIKASVAGQDKTFSFEISEFDKALVKAGGWVEFADERY, encoded by the coding sequence ATGGAAAAAATCTTTAAAGGTCCGGCGATCTTTCTTGATCGTTCTGATATCAATACAGACGAAATTATTCCTGCTAAGTATCTGACTGAGGTCACTAAAGAGGCCTTGAAGCCTTATATGCTGGAAGATCTTAAGCTGGAAGGTTTTGATCCTAAAGGTGAGGATCTGAAAAACGCCCGTGTTGTTGTTTCTCGACAAAACTTTGGTTGTGGATCCTCACGTGAGCATGCTCCCTGGGTTTTTGAAGTTAATGACGTGCACACAATTATTGCCGAAGGCTATGCGCGTATCTTCCGTCAAAACATGTTTAATGGCGGTATGCTGGCTATTGAGTTGCCTAAAGCTGATATTGATGTTTTGTTTGAACTGTCTAAAGTTGGTAATGTGTCTATTGATGTTGACGTGGACGCTCAAAAGATCAAAGCCAGCGTTGCGGGTCAGGATAAAACTTTTTCTTTTGAAATCTCTGAATTCGACAAGGCCCTGGTTAAGGCCGGTGGCTGGGTTGAATTCGCTGATGAGCGTTACTGA
- the leuB gene encoding 3-isopropylmalate dehydrogenase yields the protein MAAKTFKVAVLPGDGIGPEVMAEAIKVLDAIEKKYDVFFEKTMANVGGAGIDNEGKALPEKTVEICRQSDAILFGSVGGPKWETLPPEEQPERGALLPLRKIFGLFCNLRPAIIFPALTGSSSLKEEVIAGGFNILVVRELTGGIYFSEPKGIETIDGVRRGFDTMMYTEPEIERITRVAFDVARKRGSKVCSIDKANVLSTSVVWREVVERVAKDYPDVTLSHMYVDNAAMQLVRWPKQFDVMLCGNMFGDIISDEAAMLTGSLGMLPSASLAEGSFGMYEPSGGSAPDIAGQGIANPIAQILSASMMLRYSFSMGEAADAIDKAVETVLNQGLRTGDIYQGSSNEKKLNTCEMGDAIVAAL from the coding sequence ATGGCAGCAAAAACGTTTAAGGTGGCAGTTCTTCCTGGTGATGGTATTGGCCCTGAGGTTATGGCTGAGGCGATCAAGGTTCTGGATGCTATCGAAAAAAAATACGATGTGTTTTTTGAAAAGACCATGGCTAATGTCGGCGGAGCCGGTATCGATAATGAAGGCAAGGCTTTGCCAGAGAAAACGGTAGAAATCTGTCGTCAATCGGATGCCATTCTGTTTGGCAGTGTCGGTGGTCCTAAGTGGGAAACCCTGCCTCCGGAAGAGCAGCCGGAACGTGGTGCACTATTGCCACTCCGCAAGATTTTTGGTCTGTTCTGCAATCTGCGTCCGGCAATCATTTTCCCGGCATTGACCGGTAGCTCTTCTTTGAAAGAAGAGGTGATTGCAGGTGGTTTCAATATTTTGGTCGTTCGTGAGTTGACCGGTGGCATCTATTTCTCTGAGCCGAAAGGCATTGAGACTATTGATGGTGTCCGCCGTGGTTTTGATACCATGATGTACACTGAGCCTGAAATTGAGCGGATCACCCGGGTGGCTTTTGATGTGGCTCGTAAGCGTGGCAGCAAAGTGTGCAGCATTGATAAGGCGAATGTTTTGTCAACATCTGTGGTCTGGCGCGAAGTGGTCGAGCGTGTTGCTAAAGATTATCCGGATGTTACGCTGTCGCATATGTATGTTGACAACGCCGCCATGCAATTGGTGCGCTGGCCGAAGCAGTTTGATGTCATGCTGTGCGGTAACATGTTTGGTGATATCATTTCCGACGAAGCTGCGATGCTGACAGGTTCTCTGGGTATGTTGCCTTCGGCATCTCTGGCGGAAGGTTCTTTTGGCATGTATGAGCCGTCCGGTGGTAGTGCACCGGATATTGCTGGACAGGGTATTGCCAATCCGATCGCCCAAATTCTTTCGGCATCCATGATGTTGCGCTACTCCTTCTCCATGGGAGAGGCAGCTGATGCTATTGATAAGGCGGTAGAAACAGTGCTCAATCAAGGCCTCCGTACTGGCGATATCTACCAGGGCAGCAGTAATGAAAAGAAACTCAACACCTGTGAAATGGGTGATGCCATTGTTGCTGCGCTCTAG